From a single Larimichthys crocea isolate SSNF chromosome XIII, L_crocea_2.0, whole genome shotgun sequence genomic region:
- the LOC104925498 gene encoding titin isoform X12, with product MQCKVTLLDDTQFECELDKHAKGQELLTKVCDHVNLLEKDYFGLANWETPTNKTWLEATKEIRKQVSGAVYEFTFNVKFYPPDPAQLTEDLTRYFLCLQLRKDIMRSVLPCSFVTLSLLGSYAAQSELGEYDPEVHGTDYVKELSLAPGQSSELEEKVMELHRTYRSMSPAQADMSFLENAKKLAMYGVDLHQAKDLDGVDITLGVCSSGLMVYKDKLRINRFPWPKVLKISYKRSSFFIKIRPSEQEQYESTIGFKLPNYKASKKLWKVCVEHHTFFRVPTVEPPASRRFLGLGSKFRYSGRTQAQTRQASSMIDRPAPRFTRSASKRLSRNLDGAGDETLQFLQLLSASTRSEVDDWSRMLASDKPQTSSEFTDRGEFERTSIQFWEEGQSVHRVTETWQDTWQKLASDELRRKEDEWSALFDRYPPFPFVSPPDFVKLPAELSLAKTSSMDRLLQPALTQQDDWHLYFDRFFNLERADKPFSPIAQFQLQEKDEQGMYVTEQELPTGEVIERLQETVTLVDKLKEVDVLERNLREVRDFEGRLQEVDEMAEKLQKVIEEELGKEEVAKLREEARDLEQERQIQAEGITKMVVKKSVRRILTEEGEVDELEDEIKRVFLKGLLPEEEEVEVKQESETVVTGESLFDDSSREKLQQVEKEWQKEVVERSGSLDVSGTTSVVTYQKVERRTKKRVTIVDERGQRQEEMEDTQVQAGEMSVERLETGKRLQKTEILAITELNLTERSVTERLQPERPSQVADEDLWFILFDRLPYKAVFKPPVTIVERAQVDEDKYFTSTTEITTVEEKTEIIVKERKIIEEEVWRVPDIPPAQTVTDRDDDWFVLLDVIPRDTAYVPSVILKERDPMDAESFVSVVGTAADVAIREVVAEERKIKEEAPRRVPDIPAAETVTERDDDWFVLLDVIPRETPYVPPVTLKGRDPMDAESFVSVVRTTADEVVREVVAEERRIIQEAPRRVPEIPQQPVTDRDDDWFVLLDVVPRVPPYVPPVTLKERDPMDAASFVSVVGTAADEVVREVVAEERKIIEEAPRRVPDIPQQPVTDRDDDWFVLLDVVPRETSYVPPVAVAQRVEVSPEERVSLVEMTTVERREKRAVFVMGDIEMKQVPSEKRAVALPQAVREIEDDWFVLLDVPTREPSYVPPVTKAEYVQVYPEESISTVTETIRESRKEVVVEEIVVQKEEKKLPKQIIPVQQKISLPVREIDDDWFLLLDVVPRETAYVPPVTPVEIIPDVRKAEVKTTETTTWKKMIIGADSKQDETRLSQIRPGKFAPPSEREGGDDWFILFDIIRDKPVVVVPPVAGVKRIVDVVAATVTKPKFIMEDMKPPVKLAEVKPPQPRQVDDDWFVLLDVAVKKSVSVDERVRMYPEVRPAKEFTATEQRITKKQEKWQQEKVLQQKPRPAVREMEDDWYILLDLATKKSVAVPERIQLPAGVRAPAAVAKTRIAISETRPQFGKRVLEERRPLTQAHVNADWFALLDVGSKESVVSTQRGTRPVSAPVFSQAALAEAGIPMAPFDQPQTSTPIKPGRKEERRLEVTVEAVEPSKIEAKAVKPAVWRYEKEVHSSLISTMNGDIQRESEAMSTEVVRMRKKRAKKIEGDSIYIRHSLLMLEEFDKPQEDLLKHHASISELKRNFMESVPEQRPSEWDKRLSTHSPFRTLGINGQPLPSADGPPLVQTQTVTITAVSNNLTSGISTTEVPVVPTQTFIYESSKVTDDGTDDKDSTTVTKTVTSESTSGTTVTTTTTHISKVVKGGSSETRVEKRIVITADSDVDQDKGKDGGASAL from the exons ATGCAGTGCAAAGTCACCTTACTGGATGACACTCAGTTTGAGTGTGAACTTGAT AAACATGCTAAAGGACAAGAACTTTTAACAAAGGTGTGTGACCATGTCAACCTACTGGAGAAAGATTACTTTGGCCTCGCTAACTGGGAAACACCAACCAACAAG ACATGGTTGGAAGCCACCAAAGAGATCCGGAAACAGGTGTCAGGTGCTGTCTACGAGTTTACATTCAACGTGAAGTTCTACCCACCTGATCCAGCACAGCTTACTGAGGACCTTACCAG GTACTTTCTGTGTCTCCAGCTGAGGAAGGATATTATGCGTAGTGTTCTTCCCTGTTCCTTTGTCACGCTGTCCCTGCTGGGCTCCTACGCTGCCCAGTCAGAGCTTGGAGAGTATGACCCAGAGGTCCACGGTACAGACTATGTTAAAGAGCTGAGCCTGGCTCCCGGACAGAGCAGTGAGCTGGAAGAAAAGGTGATGGAGCTGCACCGCACATACAG GTCCATGAGTCCAGCCCAAGCAGACATGTCGTTTCTGGAAAATGCCAAGAAACTTGCCATGTATGGAGTTGACCTGCACCAAGCCAAG GATCTTGATGGTGTTGACATTACGCTCGGGGTTTGCTCCAGTGGCCTGATGGTTTACAAGGACAAGCTGAGGATCAACCGTTTCCCTTGGCCCAAAGTGCTCAAGATCTCTTACAAACGCAGCAGCTTCTTTATCAAAATCAGGCCGTCAGAG CAAGAGCAGTACGAAAGTACAATTGGCTTTAAACTGCCCAACTACAAAGCCTCAAAGAAGCTGTGGAAAGTTTGTGTTGAACACCATACCTTCTTCAG GGTTCCAACAGTAGAGCCCCCCGCATCACGTCGCTTCCTTGGCTTGGGCTCTAAGTTCCGGTACAGCGGGCGCACTCAAGCCCAGACCCGCCAGGCCAGCTCTATGATTGACCGTCCAGCCCCTCGCTTCACACGCTCTGCAAGCAAGAGGCTGTCCCGTAACCTTGACGGAG CTGGAGATGAAACTCTCCAGTTTCTGCAACTACTCTCAGCGTCAACCAGGTCTGAGGTTGATGACTGGTCACGGATGCTGGCATCAGACAAACCCCAGACGTCTTCTGAATTCACAG ACAGAGGGGAGTTTGAGCGGACTTCCATTCAGTTCTGGGAGGAGGGGCAGTCTGTTCACAGAGTCACAGAAACCTGGCAGGACACTTGGCAGAAGCTGGCATCTGATGAGCTGAGGAGAAAGGAAGACGAGTGGTCTGCCTTGTTCGATCGTTATCCCCCTTTTCCCTTTGTCTCACCACCTGATTTTGTGAAACTGCCAG CTGAGCTAAGCTTGGCAAAAACAAGCTCTATGGACAGGCTATTGCAACCAGCACTGACGCAACAAGACGATTGGCACCTTTATTTTGACCGATTCTTCAACCTTGAGCGCGCTGACAAACCAT TCTCTCCCATAGCTCAGTTCCAGCTCCAGGAGAAGGATGAGCAGGGCATGTATGTAACAGAGCAGGAACTGCCCACTGGGGAAGTCATTGAGAGGCTGCAGGAAACTGTGACCTTAGTGGACAAACTGAAAGAAGTGGATGTTTTAGAAAGGAACTTGAGGGAAGTGAGAGATTTTGAGGGAAGGCTCCAAGAAGTGGATGAGATGGCAGAGAAACTTCAGAAAGTAATAGAAGAGGAACTGGGTAAGGAAGAAGTAGCTAAGTTAAGAGAGGAAGCGAGAGATTTGGAGCAGGAGCGACAAATACAAGCTGAAGGTATAACAAAAATGGTGGTGAAGAAATCAGTGAGGAGAATATTGACAGAAGAGGGTGAAGTGGATGAACTGGAAGATGAGATAAAgcgtgtgtttttaaaaggctTGTTgcctgaagaggaagaggtcGAGGTGAAGCAGGAGAGTGAAACAGTGGTGACAGGCGAGAGTCTGTTCGATGATAGCTCGAGAGAGAAGCTACAACAGGTAGAAAAGGAATGGCAAAAGGAGGTGGTGGAAAGGTCTGGCTCTTTAGATGTCTCTGGtaccacctctgtggttacatACCAGAAGGTTGAGCGTAGGACTAAGAAGAGAGTGACTATTGTCGATGAGCGAGGGCAGAGGCAGGAAGAAATGGAAGACACGCAGGTACAGGCTGGTGAAATGTCAGTGGAGAGGTTAGAAACTGGTAAAAGATTGCAGAAGACAGAAATTCTGGCGATTACAGAGCTAAATTTGACAGAAAGAAGTGTCACGGAAAGGCTTCAGCCCGAGCGTCCATCTCAGGTGGCAGATGAGGACCTCTGGTTCATACTTTTTGACCGGCTTCCATACAAAGCTGTTTTCAAACCACCAG TTACTATTGTGGAACGCGCTCAAGTGGATGAAGACAAGTATTTCACCTCGACTACTGAGATCACAACAGTTGAGGAGAAAACGGAGATTAtagtaaaagagagaaaaataatagAGGAGGAGGTATGGCGTGTACCAGATATCCCACCAGCACAGACCGTCACAGACAGAGATGATGATTGGTTTGTGCTGCTGGATGTTATTCCCAGAGACACAGCTTATGTGCCATCAG TTATACTGAAGGAGAGAGACCCGATGGATGCAGAAAgttttgtctctgtggttgGAACTGCAGCTGATGTGGCGATTAGAGAAGTTGTAGCcgaagagagaaaaataaaagaagaagcacCGAGACGTGTACCAGATATCCCAGCAGCAGAGACCGTCACAGAAAGAGATGATGACTGGTTTGTGCTGCTGGATGTTATTCCTAGAGAAACACCTTATGTACCACCAG TTACGTTGAAGGGAAGAGACCCGATGGATGCAGAAAGTTTTGTCTCTGTGGTTCGAACTACAGCTGATGAGGTGGTTAGAGAAGTCGTAGCTGAAGAGCGAAGGATAATACAAGAGGCACCGAGACGTGTACCAGAAATCCCACAACAgccagtgacagacagagatgatgaCTGGTTTGTGCTGCTGGATGTTGTTCCTAGAGTGCCACCTTATGTACCACCAG TTACACTGAAGGAGAGAGACCCGATGGATGCAGCAAGCTTTGTCTCTGTGGTTGGAACTGCAGCTGATGAGGTGGTTAGAGAAGTCGTAgctgaagagagaaagataatAGAAGAGGCACCGAGACGTGTACCAGATATCCCACAACAGCCAGTGACTGACAGAGATGATGACTGGTTTGTGTTGTTGGATGTTGTTCCAAGAGAGACCTCATACGTACCACCAG TTGCTGTTGCACAGCGTGTTGAAGTGTCTCCAGAAGAACGTGTCTCTCTGGTTGAAATGACAACTGTTGAGCGGAGAGAAAAAAGAGCGGTGTTTGTAATGGGAGACATAGAAATGAAACAAGTGCCGAGTGAAAAGCGAGCAGTAGCACTGCCACAGGCTGTCAGAGAGATAGAAGATGACTGGTTTGTGCTGCTGGATGTTCCCACTAGAGAACCATCATATGTTCCACCAG tTACGAAGGCCGAGTACGTTCAGGTTTATCCTGAAGAAAGCATTTCTACTGTGACGGAAACAATAAGAGAGTCCAGGAAGGAGGTTGTAGTTGAAGAGATTGTGgtgcagaaagaggagaagaagcttCCCAAACAAATTATACCAGTGCAGCAGAAAATCTCTCTGCCAGTGAGAGAAATAGATGACGACTGGTTTCTTCTGCTGGACGTTGTTCCTAGAGAAACTGCCTACGTCCCTCCAG TTACTCCTGTTGAGATTATTCCGGATGTGAGGAAGGCTGAGGTGAAAACCACAGAGACGACAACGTGGAAGAAGATGATAATTGGTGCGGACAGCAAGCAAGATGAGACACGTTTGTCTCAGATTAGACCGGGCAAATTTGCACCACCgtcagagagagaaggaggagatgattGGTTCATCTTGTTCGACATCATCCGTGACAAGCCTGTTGTTGTCGTACCACCAG TTGCTGGGGTTAAGCGTATTGTGGATGTGGTGGCTGCCACTGTAACAAAACCAAAATTCATCATGGAAGACATGAAGCCACCTGTGAAGCTGGCGGAGGTTAAACCACCACAGCCAAGACAAGTGGATGACGACTGGTTTGTGCTGCTAGATGTTGCAGTAAAAAAATCAG TGTCTGTGGACGAACGTGTCCGTATGTATCCTGAGGTGAGACCAGCTAAAGAGTTTACAGCCACAGAGCAGAGAATTACTAAAAAGCAGGAGAAGTGGCAGCAGGAGAAGGTGTTACAGCAGAAACCACGTCCAGCAGTGAGGGAGATGGAGGATGATTGGTATATTCTTCTGGATTTAGCCACTAAAAAATCAG TCGCTGTCCCTGAGCGCATCCAGTTGCCAGCAGGGGTGAGAGCTCCAGCTGCTGTGGCCAAAACAAGGATTGCTATTTCTGAGACGAGACCCCAGTTTGGAAAGCGGGTCCTGGAGGAAAGACGTCCGCTAACACAGGCACATGTCAATGCTGATTGGTTTGCTCTACTAGATGTGGGCTCCAAAGAgtcag TGGTGAGCACACAGAGGGGCACCCGTCCCGTCAGTGCCCCAGTGTTCTCCCAGGCTGCTCTGGCAGAGGCAGGGATCCCCATGGCCCCTTTCGATCAGCCCCAGACCTCCACTCCGATCAAGCCCGGCCGCAAGGAGGAACGAAGGCTGGAAGTCACAGTAGAAGCTGTGGAGCCCTCAAAAATCGAGGCCAAGGCTGTCAAG CCAGCAGTGTGGAGGTACGAGAAAGAAGTACACTCTTCACTGATATCCACCATGAATGGGGACATTCAG CGCGAGTCTGAGGCCATGAGTACGGAGGTGGTGCGAATGCGAAAG aaaaGAGCTAAGAAAATTGAGGGTGACTCAATTTATATCAGACATAGCCTTTTAATGTTGGAG GAGTTCGATAAACCTCAGGAGGACCTGCTCAAGCATCATGCCAGTATCAGTGAGCTGAAGAGGAACTTCATGGAATCCGTCCCAGAACAGAGGCCCAGCGAGTGGGACAAGCGTCTGTCTACGCACTCTCCGTTCCGCACCCTGGGTATCAATGGTCAGCCTCTGCCCAGTGCAGATGGG CCCCCTCTGGTCCAGACCCAGACAGTCACCATCACAGCTGTCTCCAACAACTTAACCAGTGGCATCTCCACCACAGAGGTCCCTGTCGTCCCGACCCAGACCTTCATCTATGAGTCTTCAAAG gtgACAGATGATGGTACAGACGATAAAGATAGTACAACTGTTACCAAGACTGTTACCTCGGAGAGCACCAGCGGCACCACAgtcaccaccactaccacccaCATCTCAAAG GTAGTGAAAGGTGGATCTTCGGAAACTCGTGTGGAGAAGAGAATTGTCATAACTGCGGACTCTGACGTTGACCAAGACAAG GGGAAAGATGGAGGAGCATCTGCATTGTAA
- the LOC104925498 gene encoding titin isoform X11, whose product MQCKVTLLDDTQFECELDKHAKGQELLTKVCDHVNLLEKDYFGLANWETPTNKTWLEATKEIRKQVSGAVYEFTFNVKFYPPDPAQLTEDLTRYFLCLQLRKDIMRSVLPCSFVTLSLLGSYAAQSELGEYDPEVHGTDYVKELSLAPGQSSELEEKVMELHRTYRSMSPAQADMSFLENAKKLAMYGVDLHQAKDLDGVDITLGVCSSGLMVYKDKLRINRFPWPKVLKISYKRSSFFIKIRPSEQEQYESTIGFKLPNYKASKKLWKVCVEHHTFFRVPTVEPPASRRFLGLGSKFRYSGRTQAQTRQASSMIDRPAPRFTRSASKRLSRNLDGAGDETLQFLQLLSASTRSEVDDWSRMLASDKPQTSSEFTDRGEFERTSIQFWEEGQSVHRVTETWQDTWQKLASDELRRKEDEWSALFDRYPPFPFVSPPDFVKLPAELSLAKTSSMDRLLQPALTQQDDWHLYFDRFFNLERADKPFSPIAQFQLQEKDEQGMYVTEQELPTGEVIERLQETVTLVDKLKEVDVLERNLREVRDFEGRLQEVDEMAEKLQKVIEEELGKEEVAKLREEARDLEQERQIQAEGITKMVVKKSVRRILTEEGEVDELEDEIKRVFLKGLLPEEEEVEVKQESETVVTGESLFDDSSREKLQQVEKEWQKEVVERSGSLDVSGTTSVVTYQKVERRTKKRVTIVDERGQRQEEMEDTQVQAGEMSVERLETGKRLQKTEILAITELNLTERSVTERLQPERPSQVADEDLWFILFDRLPYKAVFKPPVTIVERAQVDEDKYFTSTTEITTVEEKTEIIVKERKIIEEEVWRVPDIPPAQTVTDRDDDWFVLLDVIPRDTAYVPSVILKERDPMDAESFVSVVGTAADVAIREVVAEERKIKEEAPRRVPDIPAAETVTERDDDWFVLLDVIPRETPYVPPVTLKGRDPMDAESFVSVVRTTADEVVREVVAEERRIIQEAPRRVPEIPQQPVTDRDDDWFVLLDVVPRVPPYVPPVTLKERDPMDAASFVSVVGTAADEVVREVVAEERKIIEEAPRRVPDIPQQPVTDRDDDWFVLLDVVPRETSYVPPVAVAQRVEVSPEERVSLVEMTTVERREKRAVFVMGDIEMKQVPSEKRAVALPQAVREIEDDWFVLLDVPTREPSYVPPVTKAEYVQVYPEESISTVTETIRESRKEVVVEEIVVQKEEKKLPKQIIPVQQKISLPVREIDDDWFLLLDVVPRETAYVPPVTPVEIIPDVRKAEVKTTETTTWKKMIIGADSKQDETRLSQIRPGKFAPPSEREGGDDWFILFDIIRDKPVVVVPPVAGVKRIVDVVAATVTKPKFIMEDMKPPVKLAEVKPPQPRQVDDDWFVLLDVAVKKSVSVDERVRMYPEVRPAKEFTATEQRITKKQEKWQQEKVLQQKPRPAVREMEDDWYILLDLATKKSVAVPERIQLPAGVRAPAAVAKTRIAISETRPQFGKRVLEERRPLTQAHVNADWFALLDVGSKESVVSTQRGTRPVSAPVFSQAALAEAGIPMAPFDQPQTSTPIKPGRKEERRLEVTVEAVEPSKIEAKAVKPAVWRYEKEVHSSLISTMNGDIQRESEAMSTEVVRMRKKRAKKIEGDSIYIRHSLLMLEEFDKPQEDLLKHHASISELKRNFMESVPEQRPSEWDKRLSTHSPFRTLGINGQPLPSADGFVIRLPRGPLLDFYSKRS is encoded by the exons ATGCAGTGCAAAGTCACCTTACTGGATGACACTCAGTTTGAGTGTGAACTTGAT AAACATGCTAAAGGACAAGAACTTTTAACAAAGGTGTGTGACCATGTCAACCTACTGGAGAAAGATTACTTTGGCCTCGCTAACTGGGAAACACCAACCAACAAG ACATGGTTGGAAGCCACCAAAGAGATCCGGAAACAGGTGTCAGGTGCTGTCTACGAGTTTACATTCAACGTGAAGTTCTACCCACCTGATCCAGCACAGCTTACTGAGGACCTTACCAG GTACTTTCTGTGTCTCCAGCTGAGGAAGGATATTATGCGTAGTGTTCTTCCCTGTTCCTTTGTCACGCTGTCCCTGCTGGGCTCCTACGCTGCCCAGTCAGAGCTTGGAGAGTATGACCCAGAGGTCCACGGTACAGACTATGTTAAAGAGCTGAGCCTGGCTCCCGGACAGAGCAGTGAGCTGGAAGAAAAGGTGATGGAGCTGCACCGCACATACAG GTCCATGAGTCCAGCCCAAGCAGACATGTCGTTTCTGGAAAATGCCAAGAAACTTGCCATGTATGGAGTTGACCTGCACCAAGCCAAG GATCTTGATGGTGTTGACATTACGCTCGGGGTTTGCTCCAGTGGCCTGATGGTTTACAAGGACAAGCTGAGGATCAACCGTTTCCCTTGGCCCAAAGTGCTCAAGATCTCTTACAAACGCAGCAGCTTCTTTATCAAAATCAGGCCGTCAGAG CAAGAGCAGTACGAAAGTACAATTGGCTTTAAACTGCCCAACTACAAAGCCTCAAAGAAGCTGTGGAAAGTTTGTGTTGAACACCATACCTTCTTCAG GGTTCCAACAGTAGAGCCCCCCGCATCACGTCGCTTCCTTGGCTTGGGCTCTAAGTTCCGGTACAGCGGGCGCACTCAAGCCCAGACCCGCCAGGCCAGCTCTATGATTGACCGTCCAGCCCCTCGCTTCACACGCTCTGCAAGCAAGAGGCTGTCCCGTAACCTTGACGGAG CTGGAGATGAAACTCTCCAGTTTCTGCAACTACTCTCAGCGTCAACCAGGTCTGAGGTTGATGACTGGTCACGGATGCTGGCATCAGACAAACCCCAGACGTCTTCTGAATTCACAG ACAGAGGGGAGTTTGAGCGGACTTCCATTCAGTTCTGGGAGGAGGGGCAGTCTGTTCACAGAGTCACAGAAACCTGGCAGGACACTTGGCAGAAGCTGGCATCTGATGAGCTGAGGAGAAAGGAAGACGAGTGGTCTGCCTTGTTCGATCGTTATCCCCCTTTTCCCTTTGTCTCACCACCTGATTTTGTGAAACTGCCAG CTGAGCTAAGCTTGGCAAAAACAAGCTCTATGGACAGGCTATTGCAACCAGCACTGACGCAACAAGACGATTGGCACCTTTATTTTGACCGATTCTTCAACCTTGAGCGCGCTGACAAACCAT TCTCTCCCATAGCTCAGTTCCAGCTCCAGGAGAAGGATGAGCAGGGCATGTATGTAACAGAGCAGGAACTGCCCACTGGGGAAGTCATTGAGAGGCTGCAGGAAACTGTGACCTTAGTGGACAAACTGAAAGAAGTGGATGTTTTAGAAAGGAACTTGAGGGAAGTGAGAGATTTTGAGGGAAGGCTCCAAGAAGTGGATGAGATGGCAGAGAAACTTCAGAAAGTAATAGAAGAGGAACTGGGTAAGGAAGAAGTAGCTAAGTTAAGAGAGGAAGCGAGAGATTTGGAGCAGGAGCGACAAATACAAGCTGAAGGTATAACAAAAATGGTGGTGAAGAAATCAGTGAGGAGAATATTGACAGAAGAGGGTGAAGTGGATGAACTGGAAGATGAGATAAAgcgtgtgtttttaaaaggctTGTTgcctgaagaggaagaggtcGAGGTGAAGCAGGAGAGTGAAACAGTGGTGACAGGCGAGAGTCTGTTCGATGATAGCTCGAGAGAGAAGCTACAACAGGTAGAAAAGGAATGGCAAAAGGAGGTGGTGGAAAGGTCTGGCTCTTTAGATGTCTCTGGtaccacctctgtggttacatACCAGAAGGTTGAGCGTAGGACTAAGAAGAGAGTGACTATTGTCGATGAGCGAGGGCAGAGGCAGGAAGAAATGGAAGACACGCAGGTACAGGCTGGTGAAATGTCAGTGGAGAGGTTAGAAACTGGTAAAAGATTGCAGAAGACAGAAATTCTGGCGATTACAGAGCTAAATTTGACAGAAAGAAGTGTCACGGAAAGGCTTCAGCCCGAGCGTCCATCTCAGGTGGCAGATGAGGACCTCTGGTTCATACTTTTTGACCGGCTTCCATACAAAGCTGTTTTCAAACCACCAG TTACTATTGTGGAACGCGCTCAAGTGGATGAAGACAAGTATTTCACCTCGACTACTGAGATCACAACAGTTGAGGAGAAAACGGAGATTAtagtaaaagagagaaaaataatagAGGAGGAGGTATGGCGTGTACCAGATATCCCACCAGCACAGACCGTCACAGACAGAGATGATGATTGGTTTGTGCTGCTGGATGTTATTCCCAGAGACACAGCTTATGTGCCATCAG TTATACTGAAGGAGAGAGACCCGATGGATGCAGAAAgttttgtctctgtggttgGAACTGCAGCTGATGTGGCGATTAGAGAAGTTGTAGCcgaagagagaaaaataaaagaagaagcacCGAGACGTGTACCAGATATCCCAGCAGCAGAGACCGTCACAGAAAGAGATGATGACTGGTTTGTGCTGCTGGATGTTATTCCTAGAGAAACACCTTATGTACCACCAG TTACGTTGAAGGGAAGAGACCCGATGGATGCAGAAAGTTTTGTCTCTGTGGTTCGAACTACAGCTGATGAGGTGGTTAGAGAAGTCGTAGCTGAAGAGCGAAGGATAATACAAGAGGCACCGAGACGTGTACCAGAAATCCCACAACAgccagtgacagacagagatgatgaCTGGTTTGTGCTGCTGGATGTTGTTCCTAGAGTGCCACCTTATGTACCACCAG TTACACTGAAGGAGAGAGACCCGATGGATGCAGCAAGCTTTGTCTCTGTGGTTGGAACTGCAGCTGATGAGGTGGTTAGAGAAGTCGTAgctgaagagagaaagataatAGAAGAGGCACCGAGACGTGTACCAGATATCCCACAACAGCCAGTGACTGACAGAGATGATGACTGGTTTGTGTTGTTGGATGTTGTTCCAAGAGAGACCTCATACGTACCACCAG TTGCTGTTGCACAGCGTGTTGAAGTGTCTCCAGAAGAACGTGTCTCTCTGGTTGAAATGACAACTGTTGAGCGGAGAGAAAAAAGAGCGGTGTTTGTAATGGGAGACATAGAAATGAAACAAGTGCCGAGTGAAAAGCGAGCAGTAGCACTGCCACAGGCTGTCAGAGAGATAGAAGATGACTGGTTTGTGCTGCTGGATGTTCCCACTAGAGAACCATCATATGTTCCACCAG tTACGAAGGCCGAGTACGTTCAGGTTTATCCTGAAGAAAGCATTTCTACTGTGACGGAAACAATAAGAGAGTCCAGGAAGGAGGTTGTAGTTGAAGAGATTGTGgtgcagaaagaggagaagaagcttCCCAAACAAATTATACCAGTGCAGCAGAAAATCTCTCTGCCAGTGAGAGAAATAGATGACGACTGGTTTCTTCTGCTGGACGTTGTTCCTAGAGAAACTGCCTACGTCCCTCCAG TTACTCCTGTTGAGATTATTCCGGATGTGAGGAAGGCTGAGGTGAAAACCACAGAGACGACAACGTGGAAGAAGATGATAATTGGTGCGGACAGCAAGCAAGATGAGACACGTTTGTCTCAGATTAGACCGGGCAAATTTGCACCACCgtcagagagagaaggaggagatgattGGTTCATCTTGTTCGACATCATCCGTGACAAGCCTGTTGTTGTCGTACCACCAG TTGCTGGGGTTAAGCGTATTGTGGATGTGGTGGCTGCCACTGTAACAAAACCAAAATTCATCATGGAAGACATGAAGCCACCTGTGAAGCTGGCGGAGGTTAAACCACCACAGCCAAGACAAGTGGATGACGACTGGTTTGTGCTGCTAGATGTTGCAGTAAAAAAATCAG TGTCTGTGGACGAACGTGTCCGTATGTATCCTGAGGTGAGACCAGCTAAAGAGTTTACAGCCACAGAGCAGAGAATTACTAAAAAGCAGGAGAAGTGGCAGCAGGAGAAGGTGTTACAGCAGAAACCACGTCCAGCAGTGAGGGAGATGGAGGATGATTGGTATATTCTTCTGGATTTAGCCACTAAAAAATCAG TCGCTGTCCCTGAGCGCATCCAGTTGCCAGCAGGGGTGAGAGCTCCAGCTGCTGTGGCCAAAACAAGGATTGCTATTTCTGAGACGAGACCCCAGTTTGGAAAGCGGGTCCTGGAGGAAAGACGTCCGCTAACACAGGCACATGTCAATGCTGATTGGTTTGCTCTACTAGATGTGGGCTCCAAAGAgtcag TGGTGAGCACACAGAGGGGCACCCGTCCCGTCAGTGCCCCAGTGTTCTCCCAGGCTGCTCTGGCAGAGGCAGGGATCCCCATGGCCCCTTTCGATCAGCCCCAGACCTCCACTCCGATCAAGCCCGGCCGCAAGGAGGAACGAAGGCTGGAAGTCACAGTAGAAGCTGTGGAGCCCTCAAAAATCGAGGCCAAGGCTGTCAAG CCAGCAGTGTGGAGGTACGAGAAAGAAGTACACTCTTCACTGATATCCACCATGAATGGGGACATTCAG CGCGAGTCTGAGGCCATGAGTACGGAGGTGGTGCGAATGCGAAAG aaaaGAGCTAAGAAAATTGAGGGTGACTCAATTTATATCAGACATAGCCTTTTAATGTTGGAG GAGTTCGATAAACCTCAGGAGGACCTGCTCAAGCATCATGCCAGTATCAGTGAGCTGAAGAGGAACTTCATGGAATCCGTCCCAGAACAGAGGCCCAGCGAGTGGGACAAGCGTCTGTCTACGCACTCTCCGTTCCGCACCCTGGGTATCAATGGTCAGCCTCTGCCCAGTGCAGATGGG tTTGTCATCCGCCTCCCACGCGGCCCCCTGCTAGACTTCTACTCCAAACGCAGCTGA